A genomic window from Oryctolagus cuniculus chromosome 12, mOryCun1.1, whole genome shotgun sequence includes:
- the LOC100354792 gene encoding histone H3.3A-like: MARTKQTARKSTGGKAPRKQLATKAARKSAPSTGGVKKPHRYRPGTVALREIRRYQKSTELLIRKLPFQRLVREIAQDFKTDLRFQSAAIGALQEASEAYLVGLFEDTNLCAIHAKRVTIMPKDIQLARCIRGERA, translated from the coding sequence ATGGCTCGTACAAAGCAGACTGCCCGCAAATCGACTGGTGGTAAAGCACCCAGGAAGCAACTGGCTACAAAAGCCGCTCGCAAGAGTGCGCCCTCTACTGGAGGGGTGAAGAAACCTCATCGTTACAGGCCCGGTACTGTGGCACTTCGTGAAATCAGACGTTATCAGAAGTCCACTGAGCTTCTGATTCGCAAACTCCCCTTCCAGCGTCTGGTGCGAGAAATCGCTCAGGACTTCAAAACAGATCTGCGCTTCCAGAGCGCAGCTATTGGTGCTTTGCAGGAGGCAAGTGAGGCCTATCTGGTTGGCCTTTTTGAAGACACCAACCTGTGTGCTATCCATGCCAAACGTGTAACAATTATGCCAAAAGACATCCAGCTAGCACGCTGCATACGTGGAGAACGTGCTTAA